The region agttagtttttttataatataatattaatattaggtgtattaatgtagatgctttaaaatatcttttataattttttttatataaattcaataaattaataattctaataattaataaatttttgatccaccatgtgtattaattatcagagggtcgactgtatatgATTAATTTTGGATGTTTATTATGCGTTTACAGATAAATTAAGTTGGTATGCTTTGCTAAGGTAACAATGACTTAGACATGAGGAAACGTAAAACATAATCACATGAAAAATGATATAGGATGTGGAAATTGTATATGATGTGTGCATAAGATGTTTGTTTGattgtgaaaaaaaattataacgaattttataaaaggtttttaATGAAAAAGGGTTTTTttaaaggcttgctacgggttccggagcaaccatTTCCGTTCCCTAACGCCAATCGTGACTCATGGATTTAGGTCGTGACATCATCCTCCACTGATATCGATAAAGCATATAGAGTTTACCGGCCCTTACCTTCCACTTTTTAAGGTCATATTGACATGTCGGAGGTGTTGTTTTGCTCCCTCCAACGATCTCCCACAAATCTTGACCGAGCAAATAAATTTGCATACGAGTACTCCATATGCTATAATTACTAGCAATGAATTTTCAAGGATTCTCATTGAAGTTGAAATATCCCCCAGTTATTTGGTTATTTCTCCAATTAACCAAATCGCTTGGTCACAGACCAATACTCCGACAGTCCCTAACTATATGCTAGCCTCCTGGATCGCTTGCTCGACCTCTGCTTGAACGGACACCTAATCGTCCTGCTCTGATATCACTTGTTAAAATTTGGAGGAcgtaaattaaagaaaaatatttttattacacTAACGTGTAATCTGTACAACTCTTAACTCTCACTTGCTGCACATACACTATTGCTCAAGGACGGATGTAAGACAATAATGGTTCCCCTCAAACTATTTTAAAAGagagttaattacatataaaatcaccacctttacacgaattttcaaaaataacacgacctttaaaacgtgtcaattcagggcatcacctttcatttcttttcaaaaataacacgaacacgtttttagataaaattttgctgacttggacacctgATGTAGTGCCACGTGGCATGCCAAGTCAGCAAAAatgtcactaaaaatgtgcccatgttgtttttgaaaagaaatgaaaggtggtgccctaaattgccacgttttaaaagtcgtgttatttttgcaatttcgtgtaaaggttgtaattttatatgcaattaaccattaaaaaaaatattagttgtAAAATTTAGATTTTGTACAAATGGCCCCtcctaataattttataaattttgaagtcCAAGTTGTAAGTCCAGTGTAATAAATTGAAAGCCCAATATTATTAGGTTGAACCACTTCCGTTTTTGACTTCTACTGCTTTTATTAATTTGGATTTTCTTTCACTACAAATAGCCATTCCCTATTTTTTATTCTACCTtttctattaaatttatttgttatattgaaAGACTTCCATATTGTTGAAGGATGGAGAATTCAATCAGtatatagttcaatttttttagaatgaATACAagttctaattaaaataaataggtGTTTGCCACTGTAAATGCTAATtctaatatatatttgtttactAATTGCTAACAACACAACGATATTTTAGCTAATCACTGTCTATTTTTTGATTCTTAGATGAAAAAATCATGTACGCTTGAAGCATTCTTTAAAAGAAAGAGTGTTGATATCTTGACATCTACAGAGTCTCCAACTCCAAATTCATCTGTAGATGTTGATAATTTGATTGCATAATACATCTACATAGTCTCCAACTCCAACTCCAATATGAGCCAAAAATGCATAATTTTGATCATGGAAGATGGTTAAAGATGGAATAAATTGTGCATTTGGCTCATATTGGAAAAGAGCTCACTTCGCCTCATCGAAATGCTGAGAGAGCATGTGCTGATCTCATGAACCAATCATCCCATATTATAAGAAGATTTGAGAAATTCACAACTAAAGAAATAATCGATAATCGACTTCGCTTGAAAGCTTCAATTGAGGGAACTAGGTGGCTTACATTTCATGGATGTTCTTTTAGAAGTCATGATGATTCTAAAACATCAATTAACCGTGGCAACTTTTTTGAACTATTGACTTTATTAGTTACCTATAATGAGAAGGTAGCATAAGTTTTGAATAAAGATACATAAAATGCCTCATATACATCACCAACAACACAGAAATAAATCTTACATGTTTTGGCAACTAAAGTCAAAAATTACATCCGAGAGGAAATTGGTGATGCAAAATTTTGTACTATTATAGATGAGGTAATAGATGAATATAAAAGGGAAAAAATGTATGATGTCTTGAGATTTTTTGACAAAGATGGTTGTGTGCAAGAGCGTTTTTGGACTTGTTTATGTTAAAGACATTATTGCATCAACATTGATGAATTGTATCTTTTCTCTCCTCGGTCATCATAGTCTCGATGTTCAAAATATTCGGGGACAAGGTTATGACGGTGCAAGCAATACGCGTGAAGAATGGAATGGTCTGCAAGCCCTAATTTCAAGTGAATGTACGTATGCTTATTATGTTCATTGTTTAGCACATCGTTTGCAGCTGGCATTAGTTACCTCGTTTAAGGAAGTAATCCAGGTTCATCACTTTTTCACTAAGTTAAATTCTATTATCTATTGTTGGTGCCTCATATAAGTGAAATGATCGATTGAAAACTGCCCACGCTTTAAACATTGCTTATTTACTCGAGATAAATGAACTTCAAATCGGAAAAGGACTTCATCGAATTGGTTCTTTACAAAGGGCGGGTGATTCACGTAACACGTTGGAGTTCTCACTTGAAATCTATTTCAAGTTTGATAAAGATGTTTAGTTCCCCTTGTGAagttttattgaatattattgaGGATGGAACTACGGCTGCTCAACGTGGAGATGCTGGTGCAGCTTATGAGGTGCTAActtcttttgaatttgtttcattttgCATCTAATGAGAAAACTTCTAGAGATCTCTAATTTACTTTGTCAAGCTTTGCAACTCAAGTCTCAAGATATTTAAAACGCAATGCATCTTGTTTTATCTACTAAATTGCTCATTCAGAAACTTAGAGATGACGGGTGGGATAAGTTAATTGCAAATGTGAAATCTTTTTGTAAAGTATTAGGTATACCTGTACCTGATTTTAATGCTCAATATATAGCAAGGAGAGGAAAGGCTCGTCATCAACATGATCAAAGTACAATAGAGCATCACTATAGAGCTGATATTTTTTATGTCGTGATCCACTCTCAATTGCAAGAATTGAACAACAAATTCATTGATAATATAGTGGAGTTGATTATGCTTAGTTCAGCTTTAGATCCGATGGAGATGCAAGTATTATTCAGAATTGAAGACATTTGCAAGTTGGTGCAAATTTTTTATCCAAGAGACTTCGCAGAATCTAAGATGCAGTTGAGGACACAATTTGAGCATTTTGATCATGTTCGTGAACTTTctgattttaaaggtttgacaACTATTTCTGACTTATGTCAATGGTTGGTGAAAACTAGAAAGCCAGATCCGCTTGTGTATAAGGTAGTAACTTATTCTCACGCTTCCAATTTCAACGGCTACCTCAGAACGATCTTTTTCAGCTATGAACATAGTTAAGACAACATTCCGTAACAAGATGGAAGATGAATTTCTTTCTGACTGTTTACAAGTGTACATTGAAAAGAAGATTGCTGCAAAGTTTAACACAGACTTGCTGATAGATGATTTCCGTGACATGCAAGAGGGACGTTctcaattttagttattttttaaatgtaatgttattttagaaaaacttaactataaaaaaatatgtattatcCGATCTAAATTTAATTGATCCGAGCTTTGCTGTCATATCTAAATATTTGAGtattaatatttacttttataatttgCCCCCCCGTAACTCTAATCCTGGCTCCGCCCCTGCTTGCTCACCCACTCACTTTATGCCTCATGTATGCATAATAATGTAATCaacacacatatatacaaacttGACATGACGGCGGATTAATTTTCTAGATTTCACCACTCTCCTATTTTCTACACGTTTCTTCAATTAAAAGCAAGGGACACTAGGTAATTCTAGAGAAATCTAGGGAGTAGTTGGTGACTTTTAACAGTAAACCATGTGTAGCACACGTGGAccaaaaagttcaattttgatCTCACTCTCGCTGACCCCGGTTGCACAAAACGCGGCAATTTCCGTCTATTTAAGAGTGTGTAAACGAttctcaaaagaaaaaagagtgTGTAAACGGAAAATTGGTAAGCGGAAGGACCTAGAGGTGAACAAATTTGAAACAGAGGCTTCTTAAATAAAAGCGGTAAAATACAAGGGTCTCGGGATG is a window of Mercurialis annua linkage group LG2, ddMerAnnu1.2, whole genome shotgun sequence DNA encoding:
- the LOC126668540 gene encoding uncharacterized protein LOC126668540, whose translation is MNQSSHIIRRFEKFTTKEIIDNRLRLKASIEGTRWLTFHGCSFRSHDDSKTSINRGNFFELLTLLVTYNEKSVFGLVYVKDIIASTLMNCIFSLLGHHSLDVQNIRGQGYDGASNTREEWNGLQALISSECTYAYYVHCLAHRLQLALVTSFKEVIQMFSSPCEVLLNIIEDGTTAAQRGDAGAAYEKLRDDGWDKLIANVKSFCKVLGIPVPDFNAQYIARRGKARHQHDQSTIEHHYRADIFYVVIHSQLQELNNKFIDNIVELIMLSSALDPMEMQVLFRIEDICKLVQIFYPRDFAESKMQLRTQFEHFDHVRELSDFKERSFSAMNIVKTTFRNKMEDEFLSDCLQVYIEKKIAAKFNTDLLIDDFRDMQEGRSQF